The following DNA comes from Mucilaginibacter jinjuensis.
TGCCATGTTTGAGAAGTATGTTTATAAGTATCCAAACTATCCCCCAATATTAAATATTTTAGCACCATGAACATGTATCAGCAAGCCATACAACTCCGTGCCCGGCCAAGGGGCTTTCATTTAATTACCGATGAGGTTTTGCAAGCCTTGCCACAACTGCGCGAATTAAAAACGGGGATGTGCCAGGTGTTTATTCAGCATACTTCGGCTTCGCTTACCATTAATGAGAATGCCGACCCAACCGTTCGTGCTGATTTTGAAATGTATTTTAATAAGGCTGTACCCGAGAATGATCCCGATTATCTGCACGATTATGAAGGATCAGACGATATGCCTGCGCATTTAAAAGCTGCTATGCTGGGTAGTTCGGTAATGATCCCCGTACGTAATGGCCGACTGGCTTTGGGCACCTGGCAGGGAATTTATTTATGCGAACACCGTAACCATGGCGGCAATCGCAGTGTGGTAGTAACCGCCTGGGGAACGGTTTGATAAATATATAAATGAAGGGCCCCGTCACTACTCGGGACCCTTCTAACTGAACTCAAACAATTAAACACGCTCTAAACAATCAGACTTGTTTAAAGCTCTTCGCCGTGCTGGGTAATATCCAGTCCGGTAATTTCTTCTTCTGCACTAACACGCAACGGGCTTATCAGGTCGGTTACCTTAAGTAATAATAACGAACCGAAAAAGGCAAAGGCCGAAACCGCGATCAAGGCCACTGTATGAGTGAAAAACAAATGCGTTTCGCCAAAAAATAAGCCGTTGCCTGTTGTGTTACCGCTGTTTACATTTTGGTGCGCAAATACGCCGGTTAACAGCATACCCACCATGCCGCCAACACCGTGGCAAGGGAAAACATCCAGCGTATCATCGATAGAAGTTTTGCTGCGCCACATTACCATTAAACTGCTGATGATAGATGCTACAATACCAATAACCAGTGAGTGCGGGATACTTACAAAACCTGCTGCCGGGGTTATAGCCACTAAACCCACTACTGCGCCAATACATGCTCCCATTACGGTTGGCTTGTGCCCGCGCATCATTTCAAAAAATATCCAGGCCATGGCTGCCGCTGCCGA
Coding sequences within:
- a CDS encoding secondary thiamine-phosphate synthase enzyme YjbQ, which translates into the protein MYQQAIQLRARPRGFHLITDEVLQALPQLRELKTGMCQVFIQHTSASLTINENADPTVRADFEMYFNKAVPENDPDYLHDYEGSDDMPAHLKAAMLGSSVMIPVRNGRLALGTWQGIYLCEHRNHGGNRSVVVTAWGTV